One Candidatus Cardinium hertigii DNA window includes the following coding sequences:
- the ftsZ gene encoding cell division protein FtsZ yields the protein MKDLSYTFDLPFHHKSIIRVIGVGGGGSNAVNNMYKRGIKDVSFIVCNTDVQALRNSPIQHKLQIGAALTSGLGAGANPEVGRNAALESKENIRELLSEDTKMLFITAGMGGGTGTGAAPVIAGIAQKQGILTVGIVTLPFSFEGKKKYLQAQEGISEMRKYCDTVLIILNDKIQTTLGGLSITQAFLEADKVLTTAAKSIAEIITVPGYVNVDFEDVKTVMKNAGAAVMGSGEAEGEDRALQAAEAALASPLLDYTDIRGAKKILLSIVSGQAAELQMDELTVITNYIQAQTGDDAEVIFGHGADPEMAEKLKVTVIATGFKRSQTTAPAVGATGTQQTLPPDPILQETLTQPEGIYSSPTQTIGIQEEATPRAPKKKEKEGRITEESAVQLPLPFTYPPANAYPPNWNHALTRKPLNKQRTTAQNWEDHYVKEQLEIPAYLRKHIKLDLLNLDSSVAKEEMRYWLNDPLDKPVAKEEEE from the coding sequence ATGAAGGATCTTAGCTACACATTTGATTTACCTTTTCACCATAAGTCTATTATTCGGGTAATAGGGGTAGGAGGTGGTGGCAGCAACGCTGTGAATAATATGTACAAACGAGGCATTAAGGATGTTTCCTTTATAGTTTGCAATACGGATGTACAGGCTTTACGCAACAGCCCTATACAGCATAAACTTCAAATTGGTGCTGCGCTTACAAGTGGATTAGGCGCTGGCGCTAATCCAGAAGTAGGCCGCAACGCTGCTTTAGAAAGCAAAGAAAATATTCGAGAATTGTTAAGTGAAGATACCAAAATGCTGTTTATTACAGCTGGCATGGGAGGGGGAACGGGTACAGGTGCTGCACCTGTTATTGCTGGTATTGCACAAAAACAAGGTATTCTTACCGTAGGCATTGTGACGCTTCCTTTTTCCTTTGAAGGGAAAAAAAAATATTTACAAGCACAGGAGGGGATCAGTGAAATGCGGAAATATTGTGACACGGTACTGATTATTTTAAATGATAAGATCCAAACTACGCTGGGTGGACTCTCTATCACACAAGCTTTTTTAGAAGCAGATAAAGTATTAACAACAGCTGCTAAAAGTATTGCAGAAATTATTACTGTGCCAGGTTATGTAAATGTAGATTTTGAAGATGTTAAAACAGTCATGAAAAATGCAGGAGCAGCTGTTATGGGTTCCGGAGAGGCAGAAGGAGAAGATAGGGCATTACAAGCTGCTGAAGCAGCCCTTGCATCTCCTTTATTAGATTATACGGATATTCGTGGAGCAAAGAAAATACTTTTGTCCATTGTGTCTGGCCAAGCAGCAGAGCTACAAATGGATGAATTAACTGTTATTACCAATTATATACAGGCACAGACGGGTGATGATGCAGAAGTAATTTTTGGCCATGGTGCTGATCCGGAAATGGCAGAAAAACTCAAAGTTACCGTTATTGCCACTGGCTTCAAGCGGTCTCAAACTACAGCGCCTGCTGTGGGTGCTACAGGAACGCAACAGACCCTTCCCCCTGATCCTATCCTACAGGAGACGCTGACACAACCAGAAGGGATATACTCCTCTCCTACGCAAACAATAGGGATACAAGAAGAAGCAACACCAAGGGCACCTAAAAAAAAAGAGAAAGAAGGTAGAATAACGGAAGAGAGTGCCGTACAATTGCCCCTGCCCTTTACTTATCCCCCAGCAAACGCTTACCCACCAAACTGGAACCATGCACTTACAAGGAAACCGCTTAACAAACAACGTACTACCGCACAAAATTGGGAGGATCATTATGTTAAGGAACAATTAGAGATACCTGCCTACCTGAGAAAGCATATAAAACTTGACCTGCTAAATCTCGATAGTAGCGTTGCAAAGGAAGAGATGCGTTATTGGTTAAATGATCCCTTGGATAAACCTGTAGCGAAGGAGGAAGAGGAATAG
- a CDS encoding HIT family protein, giving the protein MKQVTHASTTDCIFCKMVAGLATCHTVWESYQHLAFLSIFPNTEGFTVVIPKHHLSSYIFDHTSDEINGLMEAARKVSQLLIHKFPTVARTAVVFEGYGVNHLHAKLIPLHGTKREHWVKTSASIQTKFDQYPGYISSHDAERESDEKLAALASLLRS; this is encoded by the coding sequence ATGAAACAAGTAACGCATGCATCCACAACAGATTGTATTTTTTGTAAGATGGTAGCAGGCTTAGCAACCTGCCACACTGTATGGGAATCTTACCAGCATTTAGCATTTCTTTCTATTTTCCCTAATACAGAGGGGTTCACAGTAGTAATCCCAAAGCACCACCTGAGCAGCTATATTTTCGATCACACGTCAGACGAAATCAATGGATTGATGGAGGCAGCTAGAAAGGTATCTCAACTACTGATCCATAAGTTTCCAACTGTTGCCAGAACAGCAGTTGTTTTTGAAGGCTACGGTGTAAACCATTTGCACGCTAAGCTCATCCCATTACATGGAACAAAAAGAGAGCATTGGGTTAAAACTTCAGCCTCTATCCAAACTAAATTTGATCAATATCCTGGTTACATTTCTTCACATGATGCAGAACGAGAGTCAGATGAAAAATTAGCAGCACTAGCTTCTCTTTTGAGAAGCTAG
- a CDS encoding UDP-N-acetylmuramate--L-alanine ligase, which yields MLSFPAYCFIYFLGIGGIGMSALARLLAAQGYTIVGYDKAASPLVTQLQNAGMFIHFTDSVTAIPSVIRQHPTKTLIIYTPAIPSDSPILNYLRGSGYTMLSRAEALGSIVNHLPTVAIAGTHGKTTASAILAHMLYESTLAMLAFVGGIMHRYNSNIIYNHTLNQVQVVITEADEFNKSFLQLTPSHSIVTSIDPDHLDTYATVATLQENFKQFIKQSKQTVLVHAKAANQLQLTTHGYSPLLTYGLNNAVIQADNIRIAARQSVFDYIGDGVTIKEIILPLPGSYNIENALAAITMGLTLGLTEAHVRASIASFPGMQRRFDYIARNEKFVLIDDYAHHPAEIAALLSTVRHIYPNGCITAIFQPHLFSRTADFYEAFGTTLSIADQVLLLPIYPAREVAVPAISSQLIYDCLSCKTKILVEDGKLLTILPSYMRQHAYHVVVTIGAGDIGTMVPAIAAVLAQQLLQ from the coding sequence ATGTTATCCTTTCCAGCTTATTGTTTTATTTATTTCCTAGGTATTGGCGGCATTGGCATGAGTGCTTTAGCAAGATTGTTAGCTGCTCAAGGATATACCATTGTAGGATATGATAAAGCGGCTTCCCCTCTTGTTACCCAGCTACAAAATGCAGGAATGTTTATTCATTTTACAGATAGTGTAACGGCTATTCCTTCTGTTATTCGCCAGCATCCTACTAAAACACTTATTATTTATACGCCTGCTATTCCGTCAGATAGTCCTATACTAAATTATTTGCGCGGAAGCGGCTATACAATGCTATCTAGAGCGGAAGCATTGGGAAGCATTGTGAACCATTTGCCTACTGTAGCCATAGCTGGTACCCATGGTAAAACAACTGCTTCAGCTATACTTGCCCATATGCTTTATGAAAGTACGCTAGCTATGTTGGCTTTTGTGGGTGGCATTATGCATCGTTACAACAGTAATATAATTTATAATCATACCTTGAATCAGGTTCAAGTAGTAATAACAGAAGCAGATGAGTTTAATAAGTCTTTTCTTCAACTTACGCCTAGCCATAGTATTGTTACGTCAATAGATCCAGATCATTTAGACACCTATGCGACAGTAGCTACTCTGCAAGAGAACTTTAAACAATTTATCAAACAAAGCAAACAAACGGTATTGGTCCATGCTAAGGCTGCTAATCAGTTACAATTAACTACCCATGGGTATAGTCCACTCCTGACCTATGGATTGAATAATGCAGTAATTCAAGCAGATAACATACGTATAGCAGCACGTCAAAGTGTTTTTGATTACATAGGGGATGGTGTAACCATCAAGGAAATTATTTTGCCCTTGCCAGGTTCATACAATATTGAAAATGCTTTAGCCGCTATTACTATGGGTTTAACCTTAGGTCTTACAGAAGCGCATGTACGTGCTTCCATAGCCTCTTTTCCTGGTATGCAAAGAAGATTTGACTACATTGCTAGGAATGAAAAATTTGTATTAATTGACGATTATGCCCATCATCCAGCAGAGATAGCTGCCTTACTTAGCACAGTTAGGCATATTTACCCGAATGGGTGTATCACGGCTATTTTTCAGCCCCATCTTTTTTCACGTACAGCAGATTTTTATGAAGCTTTTGGTACTACGTTAAGTATAGCGGACCAAGTGCTGTTATTGCCCATTTATCCTGCAAGAGAAGTAGCCGTACCAGCTATTTCATCGCAATTGATTTATGATTGTTTAAGTTGTAAAACAAAAATATTGGTGGAAGATGGCAAGTTGTTAACTATTTTGCCCAGCTATATGCGCCAACACGCTTACCATGTAGTAGTAACCATTGGTGCCGGTGATATAGGCACAATGGTACCAGCTATTGCAGCGGTACTAGCGCAACAGTTGCTGCAGTAG
- the rnhB gene encoding ribonuclease HII, with the protein MHRPLILAGIDEAGRGPLAGPVIAAVVILNPQKPIENLADSKQLNAKQRAFLACQIKEQAMDWAIGRATVSEIDQCNILQATLLAMQRALSDLCIAPDSVLVDGLHCPASPYPIQAIVRGDQHVAAISAASILAKTHRDTEMLTWDSCYPGYGFAQHKGYGTAKHLQAIRELGITPIHRRSFSFQGNPFLPGQRKISPNTEPTLKTK; encoded by the coding sequence ATGCATAGACCGCTTATCCTAGCAGGCATTGATGAAGCAGGCCGCGGTCCGCTAGCAGGACCGGTTATAGCAGCTGTGGTTATCTTAAATCCCCAAAAGCCAATTGAAAATTTGGCTGATTCTAAGCAACTTAATGCCAAGCAAAGAGCATTCCTAGCTTGTCAAATTAAGGAGCAGGCAATGGATTGGGCCATAGGAAGGGCAACGGTCTCTGAAATTGATCAGTGTAATATTCTACAAGCTACCCTACTGGCCATGCAGCGGGCTTTAAGTGACCTATGTATTGCACCAGATAGCGTACTGGTTGATGGGCTACATTGTCCAGCATCCCCCTATCCTATACAAGCCATTGTACGGGGCGATCAGCATGTCGCTGCCATTAGCGCCGCTTCTATTTTAGCTAAGACGCATCGTGATACAGAAATGCTAACATGGGATAGCTGTTATCCTGGTTATGGATTTGCCCAGCACAAGGGTTATGGCACCGCTAAGCATCTGCAAGCCATTCGGGAGCTGGGCATAACGCCTATTCACCGTCGGTCCTTTTCATTTCAAGGCAACCCTTTTCTACCTGGTCAACGGAAAATTTCCCCAAACACTGAACCTACGCTCAAAACCAAGTAA
- a CDS encoding LptF/LptG family permease has translation MRFFSIKKIDKLLLRNFVITFILLLKLVFFILIIHTFFLLFQDIAGKGLGVSIYAKLLWYIGLNVMPDAFPVAVLVSSLIVFGHFAESYELTAMRAAGLSLQRTLRLPFIFILMVSGVLFYFQDYIHPTIKPKIFALVEDIINKKTALLIQPGVICNDIPGYSIYVDKKEKGKEQMQGIVMYDYSKKQGRVVLTTAEAGRLYTTSDEGYLVMELTNGHNYVEPLPSRKEPTLNNKPLHPFYTNNFAYQKIRISLEALKMGNTKEKYEWDPRTRMHAQLKQLTQEWSQQIEKMEQKARLLIQEQCTHYQFTTQPDPLTFPSHSEEIKTARDAFMVFRNQLIERKDALDKAEAAQADDPIARGVIENALYAVERIKTKLEHEKQLLDDLRKGWRECLYEKNHRLAMVIRCIIMFLLAAPLGCIIRRGGFGISVLISCFFMLVQYIFTICGRDLVMDGKCIPFVGAWLANFILAPFCLFFLLQAQHGMGLLSVDKFVASIQSIRRYIRLGYCCNKKKNS, from the coding sequence ATGCGCTTTTTTTCTATAAAAAAAATAGATAAGCTACTGTTACGTAATTTTGTTATTACGTTTATCTTATTGCTTAAGCTGGTATTTTTTATATTGATCATACATACTTTTTTCCTACTATTCCAAGATATTGCCGGTAAGGGGCTAGGGGTTTCCATATATGCAAAGTTGTTATGGTATATAGGTTTAAATGTTATGCCCGATGCATTTCCGGTTGCGGTGTTGGTAAGTTCGCTTATTGTTTTTGGTCATTTTGCTGAAAGTTATGAGTTAACTGCCATGCGTGCAGCAGGGCTTTCCCTGCAGCGTACGTTGCGTTTACCTTTTATTTTTATTCTTATGGTAAGTGGCGTACTTTTTTATTTTCAAGATTATATTCACCCTACTATCAAACCTAAAATTTTTGCATTAGTTGAAGACATTATTAACAAAAAAACTGCCTTATTGATCCAACCAGGTGTTATATGTAACGATATCCCAGGGTACAGTATTTACGTAGATAAAAAAGAAAAAGGTAAAGAACAAATGCAAGGTATTGTAATGTATGATTATAGCAAGAAGCAGGGGAGGGTTGTCTTAACTACTGCAGAAGCAGGAAGGCTATATACTACATCAGATGAGGGCTATTTGGTGATGGAATTAACGAATGGGCATAATTATGTGGAACCGTTGCCATCTAGAAAAGAGCCTACCTTGAACAATAAGCCACTCCATCCGTTTTATACCAATAATTTTGCGTATCAAAAAATAAGGATCAGTTTAGAAGCATTGAAAATGGGTAATACTAAAGAAAAGTATGAATGGGACCCAAGGACAAGGATGCATGCGCAGCTGAAACAATTGACGCAGGAATGGAGTCAGCAGATAGAAAAAATGGAGCAGAAAGCGCGTCTGCTAATACAGGAACAATGTACGCATTATCAGTTTACTACTCAACCGGATCCGTTAACATTTCCTTCTCATTCCGAAGAAATTAAGACTGCCAGGGATGCGTTTATGGTATTTAGGAATCAACTTATAGAGCGTAAAGATGCCCTTGATAAGGCAGAAGCTGCGCAAGCGGATGACCCTATTGCAAGAGGAGTAATAGAAAATGCTTTATATGCTGTAGAGCGAATTAAAACTAAACTGGAGCATGAAAAGCAGCTGCTGGATGACTTGAGAAAAGGCTGGAGGGAGTGTTTATATGAAAAGAATCACCGGCTGGCTATGGTTATACGTTGTATTATTATGTTTTTGTTGGCGGCCCCTTTGGGCTGTATTATTAGACGGGGAGGATTTGGCATATCTGTATTAATTAGTTGTTTCTTTATGTTGGTACAATATATTTTTACCATATGTGGGAGAGATCTGGTTATGGACGGTAAATGTATTCCTTTTGTGGGGGCGTGGTTGGCCAATTTTATATTGGCTCCTTTCTGTCTATTTTTCTTATTGCAAGCCCAACACGGTATGGGTTTGCTATCCGTTGATAAATTTGTTGCTTCTATACAAAGCATTAGGAGGTATATCAGATTGGGCTATTGCTGTAACAAGAAAAAAAATAGCTAA
- the trmD gene encoding tRNA (guanosine(37)-N1)-methyltransferase TrmD: MRIDIITCSPELLESPLRHFTFQRALTQKLLTLHIHNLRDYTAYKHGKIDDKPYGGAAGMVLMIEPIAHCMRSLQKERTYDEIIYMAPDGELLTQETIHSYSLKQNIILLCGHYKGIDERVRTHFITREISVGDYVLSGGELPALLLVDAIVRVIPAVLSDASSALTDSFQNGLIAPPVYTRPYNYEGIKVPEVLLSGNHQAIQKWSQQEAINRTQQRRPALIDPIMQQD, from the coding sequence ATGAGAATTGACATTATAACTTGTTCGCCAGAACTATTGGAAAGCCCACTGCGCCATTTTACCTTTCAACGTGCCCTTACACAAAAACTACTTACACTTCACATACATAATCTACGTGATTATACAGCTTATAAGCATGGTAAAATTGATGATAAGCCATATGGAGGAGCCGCTGGCATGGTATTAATGATAGAGCCTATTGCACATTGCATGCGCAGCCTGCAAAAGGAACGTACCTATGATGAAATCATCTATATGGCTCCAGATGGAGAACTGCTTACTCAGGAAACCATCCATAGCTATTCTCTCAAACAAAATATTATCCTACTTTGTGGCCATTATAAGGGTATAGATGAGCGGGTTCGAACACATTTTATTACACGGGAAATCAGCGTAGGAGATTATGTACTTTCTGGAGGCGAGTTACCTGCACTTCTATTAGTAGATGCCATAGTCCGCGTCATACCAGCTGTACTATCCGATGCCTCTTCTGCCCTAACCGACTCCTTCCAAAATGGTCTCATCGCCCCCCCTGTCTATACACGGCCCTATAATTACGAAGGGATCAAGGTTCCAGAAGTTTTACTTTCTGGGAACCATCAAGCTATTCAAAAATGGTCGCAACAAGAGGCAATAAATAGAACGCAACAGCGCAGACCTGCCCTAATAGACCCTATAATGCAACAAGATTAA
- a CDS encoding helix-turn-helix domain-containing protein: MKQHKGKIVEKAIKKSGYQMKALAEKLKIARNTLYGKLKEIELEDALIMRIGGIIHYDFTIDFPHLCDNRDTRVEEEAPSYTSMDYKHPSFIQLQELNRKYLQLLEGYNKLLKILIMLANNNELTGIKKEIEAFLTKEEKEDPLKEDLL, encoded by the coding sequence ATGAAGCAGCACAAAGGAAAAATAGTAGAAAAAGCCATTAAGAAAAGTGGTTACCAGATGAAGGCATTAGCTGAAAAGTTAAAAATTGCCCGTAATACATTGTATGGCAAACTCAAAGAAATAGAATTAGAGGATGCTTTGATTATGCGGATTGGTGGGATTATTCATTATGATTTTACAATAGATTTTCCCCATTTATGCGATAACCGGGATACCCGTGTAGAGGAGGAAGCTCCATCCTATACAAGCATGGATTATAAGCATCCCAGTTTTATACAATTACAGGAATTAAATAGAAAATACTTACAATTACTGGAGGGCTATAACAAGCTTTTAAAGATTCTCATTATGCTGGCGAATAACAATGAACTAACAGGCATTAAGAAAGAAATTGAAGCATTTTTAACAAAAGAGGAAAAAGAGGATCCACTCAAGGAAGATCTACTATAA
- the murB gene encoding UDP-N-acetylmuramate dehydrogenase, producing the protein MQLFNHYSLKLLNTFQIPSVAMHYVPCYTVQEIETFCTTIKIAKTGLHILGGGSNTLFVGDYPGYVLHVRLTGIEVIKETSHTILVKAAAGVSWHELVLYCVTRNYGGIENLSFIPGTVGGAIVQNIGAYGVELKEVIDRVEAIELATGKKRIFQSSACAFGYRTSIFNTIARHAYVITAAVLALHKEAKFRITYGAIQDSLAQRGIQQLSFQAISDTIIAIRKQKLPDPAVLGNAGSFFKNPVLPIAHYQSLKRKYPELVAYDTQQEGCIKISAASLITLAGFKGIRKRQVGVYPLHALILVNYGGATGKEIVKLATQIKQKVEKLFHVRLLPEVQIVGEKTML; encoded by the coding sequence ATGCAGTTATTTAACCATTATTCTTTAAAATTGCTCAATACTTTTCAGATTCCTTCTGTTGCCATGCATTATGTGCCATGCTATACGGTGCAAGAGATAGAAACTTTTTGCACTACCATAAAGATAGCTAAAACAGGCTTACATATCTTAGGAGGAGGAAGCAATACTTTATTTGTTGGGGATTATCCAGGTTATGTATTACACGTTCGGTTAACAGGCATTGAAGTAATCAAAGAGACCTCCCATACCATACTAGTAAAGGCGGCTGCAGGTGTGTCCTGGCATGAATTAGTTCTATACTGTGTTACAAGGAATTATGGAGGAATAGAAAACTTATCTTTCATTCCAGGAACAGTGGGAGGGGCGATAGTACAAAATATAGGTGCCTATGGCGTAGAGCTTAAAGAGGTCATAGATAGGGTTGAAGCAATTGAATTAGCAACTGGTAAAAAGAGAATTTTTCAATCATCAGCGTGTGCGTTTGGCTACAGAACAAGTATTTTTAATACAATAGCACGCCATGCATATGTCATTACAGCTGCTGTATTAGCTTTGCATAAAGAGGCGAAATTCCGGATAACTTATGGGGCTATCCAGGATAGCTTAGCGCAAAGAGGTATACAGCAGCTATCCTTTCAAGCTATTAGTGATACCATAATCGCTATTCGTAAGCAAAAACTACCAGATCCTGCTGTCTTAGGCAATGCAGGCAGCTTTTTCAAAAATCCTGTGCTTCCCATAGCGCATTATCAATCATTGAAAAGAAAATATCCTGAACTGGTGGCTTATGATACACAGCAAGAGGGATGTATAAAAATTTCCGCTGCTTCCCTGATAACGTTAGCAGGTTTTAAAGGTATCCGTAAGAGACAAGTAGGTGTTTATCCTTTACATGCGCTTATCTTGGTCAACTATGGAGGAGCTACGGGTAAAGAAATAGTAAAATTAGCTACTCAGATTAAACAGAAAGTAGAAAAATTATTCCACGTTAGGCTTTTACCAGAAGTACAAATAGTAGGCGAAAAAACAATGCTCTAA